Proteins found in one Deinococcus multiflagellatus genomic segment:
- the dusA gene encoding tRNA dihydrouridine(20/20a) synthase DusA yields the protein MSAAARPPHTLSVAPMMDWTDRHCRVFHRTLTRRTLLYTEMVTTGAILHGDRERHLGYSPAEHPLALQLGGSDPAALAECARMAQDWGYAEVNLNCGCPSDRVQNGSFGACLMGTPDVVARAVDAMRGATTLPVTVKHRIGIDDLDSYEHLTAFVRTVAAAGCETFIVHARKAWLSGLSPKENREIPPLRYEVVRQLKVDFPHLTIVLNGGVLSLDAAQEALAWADGVMIGRAAYQEPYLLAEADGRIFGEQTQPVTRREAIEAYLPYVDAQLAAGQPLNRMMKHTLGLFAGQPGARHWKRTLSEQGHKPGAGLPVVREALAGVPDSVLDARPAVGERQTA from the coding sequence ATGAGCGCCGCCGCCCGCCCCCCCCACACCCTGTCGGTGGCCCCCATGATGGACTGGACCGACCGGCACTGCCGCGTGTTTCACCGCACCCTGACGCGGCGCACGCTGCTCTACACCGAGATGGTCACCACCGGGGCCATCCTGCACGGGGACCGCGAGCGGCACCTGGGCTATTCCCCCGCCGAGCACCCGCTGGCCCTGCAACTGGGCGGCAGCGACCCGGCGGCCCTGGCCGAGTGCGCCCGCATGGCCCAGGACTGGGGCTACGCTGAAGTCAACCTAAACTGCGGCTGCCCCAGTGACCGCGTGCAGAACGGCTCGTTCGGCGCCTGCCTGATGGGCACGCCGGACGTGGTGGCCCGCGCCGTGGACGCCATGCGCGGCGCCACCACCCTGCCCGTGACCGTCAAGCACCGCATCGGCATTGACGACCTGGACAGCTACGAGCACCTCACAGCCTTTGTGCGCACGGTGGCCGCCGCCGGCTGCGAGACCTTCATCGTGCACGCGCGCAAGGCGTGGCTCTCGGGCCTGTCCCCGAAGGAGAACCGCGAAATCCCTCCGCTGCGCTACGAGGTGGTGCGGCAGCTGAAGGTGGATTTTCCCCACCTCACCATCGTCCTGAATGGGGGCGTGCTGAGTCTGGACGCGGCGCAGGAGGCCCTGGCCTGGGCCGATGGCGTGATGATCGGCCGCGCCGCCTACCAGGAGCCGTACCTGCTGGCAGAAGCCGACGGACGGATTTTTGGCGAGCAGACCCAGCCGGTGACGCGGCGCGAAGCCATCGAAGCCTATCTGCCCTACGTGGACGCGCAACTGGCCGCCGGGCAGCCCCTGAACCGCATGATGAAACACACCCTGGGCCTGTTCGCCGGCCAGCCCGGCGCCCGCCACTGGAAGCGAACTCTCTCCGAGCAGGGGCACAAGCCCGGCGCGGGACTGCCCGTGGTGCGCGAGGCCCTGGCCGGCGTGCCCGACAGCGTGCTGGACGCCCGCCCAGCGGTAGGGGAGAGGCAGACAGCGTAA
- a CDS encoding isoaspartyl peptidase/L-asparaginase family protein codes for MTEGQGTGAQDCWAIIVHGGATEVPPEKQAASRAGVLAALSAGHRVLAGGGSALDAVEAAIRVLEDDPTFNAGYGSALNADGKVEMDAALMDGQTLEVGAVAGLPGVRHPVSVARRLLREPEILLIGPGAHRFATERGAELCNPDEMIAPEQRAAFESHDTVGCVALDGQGHLVAGVSTGGLSGQRVGRVGDSPQPGCGFYAEDGVGAVALTGEGESIARMMVAARFMHRLPQQAPEDALREVLEAMRTRVGGTAGGIALTPGGQIGWWHNSPHMPVAYLHAGLERPHVYLQKTEEHHGG; via the coding sequence ATGACTGAGGGCCAGGGCACAGGGGCACAGGACTGCTGGGCCATCATCGTCCACGGGGGGGCCACCGAGGTGCCACCCGAGAAGCAGGCCGCCAGCCGCGCGGGGGTGCTGGCCGCGCTGAGCGCCGGGCACAGGGTGCTCGCCGGTGGCGGGAGCGCCCTGGACGCCGTGGAGGCCGCCATCCGCGTGCTGGAAGACGACCCCACCTTCAACGCGGGCTACGGCTCGGCCCTGAATGCCGACGGCAAGGTGGAGATGGACGCGGCGCTGATGGACGGCCAGACGCTGGAGGTGGGCGCGGTCGCGGGCCTGCCCGGGGTACGCCACCCGGTCAGCGTGGCGCGCCGCCTGCTGCGCGAGCCGGAGATCTTGCTGATCGGCCCCGGCGCCCACCGCTTTGCCACGGAACGCGGCGCCGAGCTGTGTAACCCAGACGAGATGATCGCCCCCGAACAGCGCGCCGCGTTTGAATCGCACGACACGGTGGGCTGCGTGGCGCTGGACGGGCAGGGGCACCTTGTGGCTGGGGTGTCCACGGGCGGCCTGAGCGGGCAGCGGGTAGGGCGCGTGGGCGACTCGCCCCAGCCGGGCTGCGGCTTTTACGCTGAAGACGGCGTGGGCGCCGTGGCCCTGACCGGCGAGGGCGAGAGCATTGCCCGCATGATGGTGGCCGCCCGGTTCATGCACCGCCTGCCCCAGCAGGCCCCCGAAGATGCCCTGCGCGAGGTGCTGGAGGCCATGCGCACCCGCGTGGGCGGCACGGCGGGCGGCATTGCGCTGACCCCCGGCGGCCAGATTGGGTGGTGGCACAACAGCCCTCACATGCCGGTCGCGTACCTGCACGCGGGCCTGGAGCGCCCGCACGTGTACTTACAAAAAACGGAGGAACACCACGGTGGCTAA
- a CDS encoding glycogen synthase gives MRAVHVASEVFPFSRSGGLGDVLGALPAVQARHGAEVTVVSPWYADIRQDVREVWRGELSAPGYPALGEVRLGETEAHGVRHLFVGLPVFDRPGLYHPDDVWRFCQFGRAVGPALEVLGAVPEVLHGHDWQAGLAVAWARLRGIPGVFSIHNLQYQGRWNLHEAAGWTGLPPQAFTAETLEFYGDVSLMKAGLVFASQVTTVSPTYAREILTPDYGEGLQGLLRRLAGEGRLSGILNGLDQERWDPRTDPDIRPYRDLRGKVAAGRALRAEFGLGGAPVLGVVSRLAEQKGMDLLLAALPELVQDWNVVVLGGGDPRLEAGLQEWAGHPRVAYAAGMNEPLAHRIYAGADAFAMPSRFEPCGLSQMIAMRYGTLPVVRETGGLVDTVPQGVGFRFGPATPEAFLAACREARAACEDRVDWRARVKRAMALDFSWDGPAGAYLGLYEAVRAAPLTPVAGLA, from the coding sequence ATGCGTGCAGTGCATGTGGCCTCGGAAGTCTTTCCGTTCTCGCGCTCGGGCGGCCTGGGGGACGTGCTGGGGGCGCTCCCGGCTGTGCAGGCCCGGCACGGTGCCGAGGTGACCGTGGTGTCGCCCTGGTACGCGGACATTCGCCAGGACGTACGGGAAGTGTGGCGCGGCGAGCTCTCGGCGCCGGGGTACCCCGCGCTGGGCGAGGTGCGCCTGGGGGAAACCGAGGCCCACGGCGTGCGCCACCTGTTTGTGGGCCTGCCGGTCTTTGACCGCCCCGGGCTGTACCACCCCGACGACGTGTGGCGTTTCTGCCAGTTTGGCCGCGCCGTGGGCCCCGCCCTGGAGGTGCTGGGGGCAGTGCCCGAGGTGCTGCACGGCCACGACTGGCAGGCCGGGCTGGCGGTGGCCTGGGCGCGGCTGCGCGGCATACCGGGCGTGTTCAGCATTCACAACCTGCAGTACCAGGGCCGCTGGAACCTGCACGAGGCGGCGGGCTGGACCGGGCTGCCGCCTCAGGCCTTTACCGCTGAAACCCTGGAGTTCTACGGCGACGTGAGCCTGATGAAAGCCGGGCTGGTGTTCGCCTCGCAGGTCACCACCGTCAGCCCCACCTACGCCCGCGAGATCCTGACCCCCGACTACGGCGAGGGCCTGCAGGGCCTGCTGCGTCGCCTGGCCGGGGAAGGGCGCCTGAGCGGCATCCTCAACGGCCTGGACCAGGAGCGCTGGGACCCGCGCACCGACCCCGACATTCGCCCCTACCGCGACCTGCGCGGCAAGGTGGCGGCGGGCCGGGCCCTGCGCGCCGAGTTCGGCCTGGGCGGTGCCCCGGTGCTGGGCGTGGTCAGCCGCCTTGCGGAGCAAAAGGGCATGGACCTGCTGCTGGCGGCGCTGCCCGAACTGGTGCAGGACTGGAACGTGGTGGTGCTGGGCGGCGGTGATCCCCGCCTGGAAGCGGGGCTGCAGGAGTGGGCCGGGCACCCGCGCGTGGCCTACGCGGCCGGCATGAACGAGCCGCTGGCCCACCGCATCTACGCGGGCGCCGACGCCTTTGCCATGCCCAGCCGCTTCGAGCCCTGCGGCCTGTCGCAGATGATCGCCATGCGCTACGGCACCCTGCCGGTGGTGCGCGAAACTGGCGGGCTGGTGGACACGGTGCCGCAGGGCGTGGGCTTCCGCTTTGGGCCCGCCACCCCCGAGGCCTTCCTGGCCGCCTGCCGCGAGGCGCGCGCCGCCTGCGAGGACCGCGTGGACTGGCGCGCGCGCGTCAAGCGGGCTATGGCCCTGGACTTCAGCTGGGACGGCCCGGCGGGCGCTTACCTGGGACTGTACGAGGCGGTGCGCGCCGCACCCCTGACCCCTGTGGCGGGGCTGGCGT
- a CDS encoding response regulator, with protein MSHRLCLLLIDDNPADLMLAQEAFAEHAEGVSVSTCRDGESALAYLRDTSHSLPDVVILDINMPQMNGFEVLRAIRADPDLRHLPVVMLTTSDSKKDIDQAYDLFASSYMVKRGNFAAFVEQVDQFVQFWQECRFKQHRDVRTR; from the coding sequence ATGTCGCATCGCCTGTGCCTGCTCCTGATTGACGACAACCCGGCCGATCTGATGCTGGCGCAAGAAGCGTTTGCCGAACACGCCGAAGGGGTGTCGGTGTCCACCTGCCGCGACGGCGAGTCGGCGCTGGCCTACCTGCGCGACACCTCGCATAGCCTGCCCGACGTGGTGATTCTGGACATCAACATGCCGCAGATGAACGGCTTCGAGGTGCTGCGCGCCATCCGCGCCGACCCGGACCTGCGGCACCTGCCCGTGGTCATGCTGACCACCTCAGACAGCAAAAAAGACATTGATCAGGCGTACGACCTGTTCGCCAGTTCCTACATGGTCAAGCGCGGCAACTTTGCGGCCTTTGTGGAACAGGTGGACCAGTTTGTGCAGTTCTGGCAGGAGTGCCGGTTCAAGCAGCACCGCGACGTCCGCACCAGGTAA
- a CDS encoding M42 family metallopeptidase, with translation MGGPAQARRLAGVTIINREFLFRLLDVAAPSGLERRAADVWRQEAAAFARTHEDHYGNAYAELGPEDGPTIALMGHLDEIGLIVSHVGEEGFLSVLPVGGWDPQVLVGQRLRVLAPGGDLIGVVGKKAIHVMEAEERTKASKIEDLWIDVGLSKEEVQAQVPVGTYAVIEQGPLMVGTKVVGRALDNRVGAFIVLEALRALKDKALPYRVVAVGTSQEEIGVFGAQVSGYRLNPVAGVAVDVTHETKQPGVSEKKYGVAPFGSGANLTAGPMVSPVILRQMTDAAREADIPFSLSAAGRYSGTDADALTLVRAGVPTAVVSIPNRYMHSPSEMVDERDVKACIDLLVAWIERLPGEVDFTRKG, from the coding sequence ATGGGCGGCCCCGCCCAGGCGCGTAGACTCGCGGGCGTGACCATCATCAACCGGGAGTTTCTGTTCCGCCTGCTGGACGTGGCCGCCCCCAGCGGCCTGGAGCGCCGCGCCGCCGACGTGTGGCGGCAAGAAGCCGCCGCCTTTGCCCGCACCCACGAGGACCATTACGGCAACGCCTACGCCGAACTGGGCCCCGAGGACGGCCCGACCATTGCCCTGATGGGCCACCTGGACGAGATTGGCCTGATTGTCTCGCACGTGGGCGAGGAAGGCTTTCTGAGCGTGCTGCCGGTGGGCGGCTGGGACCCACAGGTGCTGGTGGGCCAGCGCCTGCGCGTGCTGGCGCCGGGCGGCGACCTGATCGGCGTGGTGGGCAAGAAAGCCATTCATGTCATGGAAGCCGAGGAGCGCACCAAGGCCAGCAAGATTGAAGACCTGTGGATTGACGTGGGCCTGAGCAAGGAAGAGGTGCAGGCCCAGGTGCCGGTGGGCACCTACGCCGTCATTGAGCAGGGGCCGCTGATGGTGGGCACCAAGGTGGTGGGCCGCGCGCTGGACAACCGCGTGGGGGCGTTTATCGTGCTTGAAGCCCTGCGCGCGCTGAAAGACAAGGCGCTGCCCTACCGCGTGGTGGCGGTGGGCACCAGCCAGGAAGAGATTGGCGTGTTTGGCGCGCAGGTCAGCGGCTACCGGCTGAACCCGGTGGCGGGCGTGGCCGTGGACGTGACCCACGAAACGAAGCAGCCCGGCGTGAGCGAGAAAAAGTACGGCGTGGCGCCCTTTGGCTCCGGCGCAAACTTGACGGCCGGGCCTATGGTGAGCCCGGTGATCCTGCGCCAGATGACCGACGCCGCCCGCGAAGCCGACATTCCCTTTTCCCTCAGCGCGGCGGGCCGTTACTCCGGCACCGACGCCGACGCCCTGACCCTGGTGCGCGCCGGGGTGCCCACCGCCGTGGTGAGCATTCCCAACCGCTATATGCACTCGCCCAGCGAAATGGTGGACGAGCGCGACGTAAAGGCGTGCATTGACCTGCTGGTGGCCTGGATTGAAAGGCTGCCCGGGGAGGTGGACTTTACGCGCAAGGGGTGA
- the cphA gene encoding cyanophycin synthetase, whose amino-acid sequence MTNPDPKAGGPVGSPAAAAPMRVLEKQIYRGPNIYGYEPMIRFQLDLGALEQFPSNTLPGFTDRLVALLPSLQAHGCCYRAPGGFIRRLRDGTWLGHVAEHVALDLQTLAGTRVTYGKTRSVKGQPGVYNVLYSYKEERVGLLAGVVALRLVQSLLPPELQGIQGLARLLPEEAARLDLDSPFDFQAELGELRRLVRKFALGPTTQSLVSEAERRGIPYLRLDDQSLVQLGYGKYQQQVRASITSKTPHIATSTASDKDLTKRLLDRAGLPVPQGVVVQTAEDAVAAARRLRGPVVTKPLDGNHGRGVSLNLSSDEQVRQGFEEARQHSRQVVVEQYYTGNDHRVLVVNGQVIAVAERIPAHVVGDGQRTITELVEELNKDPRRGDGHENVMTRITVDGHVRTLLARGGRTPDTVPAAGEVVYLRDTANMSTGGTAVDRTDVAHPENVTIARRAAQVIGLDVAGIDLITPDISKSVHATGGGIVEVNAAPGFRMHLQPSEGTPRNVAAPVLSMLFPKDTPCRMPIISITGTNGKSTTSRMVAHILRHAGKVVGLTTSNGIYIDGEQIVSGDTTGPKSAKVVLSDPNVEVAVLETARGGILREGLGFDRCDVGAVLNIQPDHLGLKGIETVEDLAWVKSLVVEVVTDHGTSVLNADDPLTLRMRRKAGGQITLFSMNGGNACSRELQAHIAGGGTAVVREPTVLGDEIVLYEGGQRRPIMRARDIPATLGGYAQVNVQNALAAAAIAAAQNVDLSVIRSALGSFSTSFAQSPGRLNLYDGHPFRVLLDYAHNPSGLEYLSELVSHLRPPKGRVIGVMGVAGDRRDEDIVRMGEIAANTFDHLIIREDELRRGRRVGEGAALVQQGARRAGAEPERLTTILNEAESVECALRLAQPGDLVILLATEVEDTWQQILDFDSSHIPRGALPQPASQGQGASHD is encoded by the coding sequence ATGACCAATCCAGACCCTAAAGCAGGCGGGCCAGTGGGCTCGCCTGCCGCCGCTGCGCCCATGCGCGTGCTGGAAAAACAGATTTACCGTGGCCCGAACATCTACGGCTACGAACCCATGATTCGCTTTCAGCTGGACCTGGGCGCGCTGGAGCAGTTCCCCTCCAACACGCTGCCGGGCTTCACCGACCGTCTGGTGGCCCTTCTGCCTTCGCTGCAGGCCCACGGCTGCTGCTACCGCGCACCCGGGGGCTTCATCCGGCGGCTGCGGGACGGCACCTGGCTGGGGCATGTGGCTGAACACGTGGCGCTGGACCTGCAAACCCTGGCTGGCACCCGCGTCACCTACGGCAAGACCCGCTCCGTGAAGGGTCAGCCCGGCGTGTACAACGTGCTGTATTCGTACAAAGAGGAGCGCGTGGGCCTGCTGGCGGGCGTGGTGGCGCTGCGGCTGGTGCAGAGCCTCCTGCCCCCAGAACTGCAGGGCATACAGGGGCTGGCACGGCTCCTGCCGGAAGAAGCCGCGCGCCTGGACCTGGATTCCCCTTTCGACTTTCAGGCGGAACTGGGCGAACTGCGCCGACTGGTGCGCAAATTTGCCCTGGGGCCCACCACCCAGTCGCTGGTGAGCGAGGCCGAGCGCCGGGGCATTCCCTATCTGCGGCTGGACGACCAGAGCCTCGTGCAGCTGGGCTACGGCAAGTACCAGCAGCAGGTGCGCGCCAGCATCACCAGCAAGACGCCGCACATTGCCACCAGCACCGCCAGCGACAAGGACCTCACCAAGCGCCTGCTGGACCGCGCGGGCCTGCCGGTGCCGCAGGGCGTGGTGGTGCAGACGGCCGAGGACGCCGTGGCCGCCGCCCGGCGCCTGCGCGGGCCGGTGGTGACCAAGCCGCTGGACGGCAACCACGGCCGGGGGGTCTCGCTGAACCTGAGCAGCGACGAACAGGTGCGCCAGGGCTTTGAAGAAGCGCGCCAGCACAGCCGGCAGGTGGTGGTGGAGCAGTATTACACCGGCAACGACCACCGCGTGCTGGTGGTGAACGGGCAGGTAATTGCCGTGGCCGAGCGCATTCCGGCCCACGTGGTTGGGGACGGCCAGCGCACCATCACCGAACTGGTCGAGGAGCTGAACAAAGACCCCCGGCGCGGCGATGGCCACGAGAATGTGATGACCCGGATCACGGTTGACGGGCACGTGCGCACCCTGCTGGCACGGGGCGGCCGCACCCCGGACACCGTGCCCGCCGCCGGCGAGGTGGTGTACCTGCGCGACACCGCCAACATGTCCACGGGCGGCACCGCCGTGGACCGCACCGACGTGGCCCATCCGGAAAACGTGACCATCGCCCGCCGCGCCGCGCAGGTGATCGGGCTGGATGTGGCGGGCATTGACCTAATCACCCCGGACATCTCGAAGTCGGTGCACGCCACGGGTGGCGGCATCGTGGAGGTCAACGCCGCGCCCGGCTTCCGCATGCACCTGCAGCCTTCAGAGGGCACGCCGCGCAACGTGGCGGCCCCGGTGCTCAGCATGCTCTTCCCGAAGGACACCCCCTGCCGCATGCCGATCATCTCGATCACCGGCACCAACGGCAAAAGCACCACCTCGCGCATGGTGGCCCACATCCTGCGCCACGCGGGCAAGGTCGTGGGCCTGACCACCTCCAACGGCATTTACATTGACGGCGAGCAGATCGTCAGCGGCGATACCACCGGCCCCAAGAGCGCCAAGGTGGTCCTGAGCGACCCCAACGTGGAAGTCGCGGTGCTGGAAACGGCCCGGGGCGGCATTCTGCGCGAGGGCCTGGGCTTTGACCGCTGCGACGTGGGCGCGGTGCTGAATATTCAGCCCGATCACCTGGGCCTGAAGGGCATTGAGACGGTTGAAGACCTCGCCTGGGTCAAGTCGCTGGTGGTGGAGGTGGTCACGGACCACGGCACCAGTGTCCTGAACGCCGACGATCCCCTGACCCTGCGCATGCGGCGCAAGGCGGGCGGCCAGATCACGCTGTTTTCCATGAATGGCGGCAACGCCTGCTCCCGGGAGCTGCAGGCGCACATTGCAGGGGGCGGTACGGCGGTGGTGCGCGAACCCACGGTGCTGGGCGACGAGATCGTGCTGTACGAAGGCGGGCAGCGCCGGCCCATCATGCGCGCGCGCGATATTCCGGCCACGCTGGGGGGCTACGCCCAGGTGAACGTGCAAAACGCCCTGGCCGCCGCTGCCATTGCCGCCGCGCAGAATGTGGACCTGAGCGTGATCCGCTCGGCCCTGGGGTCGTTCTCCACCTCCTTTGCGCAGAGCCCCGGCCGCCTGAACCTGTATGACGGCCACCCCTTCCGGGTGCTGCTGGACTACGCGCACAACCCGTCTGGCCTGGAATACCTGAGCGAGCTGGTCTCGCACCTGCGCCCGCCGAAGGGCCGCGTGATCGGCGTGATGGGCGTGGCCGGCGACCGCCGCGACGAGGACATCGTGCGCATGGGCGAAATTGCCGCCAACACCTTTGACCACCTGATCATCCGCGAGGACGAGCTACGCCGGGGCCGCCGGGTGGGCGAGGGCGCCGCGCTGGTTCAGCAGGGCGCGCGCCGCGCCGGGGCCGAGCCAGAGCGCCTGACCACCATCTTGAACGAGGCGGAATCGGTGGAGTGCGCCCTGCGGCTGGCCCAGCCAGGGGACCTGGTGATCCTGCTGGCCACTGAGGTCGAAGACACGTGGCAGCAGATTCTGGACTTTGACAGCTCGCACATTCCGCGCGGCGCCCTGCCGCAGCCGGCCAGCCAGGGCCAGGGGGCTTCGCATGACTGA
- the apaG gene encoding Co2+/Mg2+ efflux protein ApaG: MTHPPPPELLEIHVQVDPQHLPSHSTPERQVFAYVVRIENRSDQTWKLLARHWEIVDARGRTVTVDGEGVVGEQPLLPPGGVFVYDSFVTLDAAPGRMGGYYLMQGAWGEQGRAPIAPFRLAAAGDTLLN; encoded by the coding sequence ATGACCCACCCCCCACCCCCGGAGTTGCTCGAGATTCACGTACAGGTGGACCCCCAGCACCTGCCCAGCCACAGCACCCCGGAGCGGCAGGTGTTTGCCTACGTGGTGCGCATTGAAAACCGCAGCGACCAGACCTGGAAACTGCTCGCGCGCCACTGGGAGATCGTGGACGCCCGTGGCCGCACCGTGACCGTGGACGGCGAGGGCGTGGTGGGTGAGCAGCCCCTCCTGCCGCCGGGGGGCGTGTTCGTCTACGACTCGTTCGTGACGCTGGACGCTGCCCCCGGCCGCATGGGCGGTTATTACCTGATGCAGGGCGCGTGGGGCGAACAGGGGCGCGCACCCATAGCGCCGTTTCGCCTCGCCGCCGCTGGAGACACGCTGCTCAACTGA
- a CDS encoding response regulator — protein sequence MSRSLSVLLVDDAPTDLLLAQEVFADHAPAVHLITACGAQAAFAQLRDSTQSLPDLVLVDVNMAGMDGFEFLTRLRATADLAHLPVIMLSGSEAQHDVDRAYDLQATAFLVKALNLSDFMAQVQHIVQFWGSCRFRTARVPVG from the coding sequence GTGTCCCGTTCTCTGTCTGTGTTGCTGGTCGACGACGCGCCGACCGATCTTCTGCTGGCGCAGGAGGTGTTTGCCGACCATGCCCCCGCCGTTCACCTGATCACCGCTTGCGGCGCCCAGGCGGCGTTTGCCCAGCTGCGCGACAGCACCCAGTCCCTGCCAGACCTGGTGCTGGTGGACGTCAACATGGCGGGCATGGACGGCTTTGAATTTCTCACTCGCCTGCGCGCCACGGCCGATCTGGCGCACCTGCCGGTCATCATGCTCTCGGGCTCGGAGGCGCAGCACGACGTGGACCGCGCCTACGACCTGCAGGCCACCGCTTTTCTGGTCAAGGCCCTGAACCTCAGTGACTTCATGGCGCAGGTGCAGCACATCGTGCAGTTCTGGGGCAGTTGCCGCTTCCGCACGGCGCGCGTTCCGGTGGGTTGA
- a CDS encoding cyanophycinase has product MAKDQEQHTQDRDHQERGARLGRGTLIIIGGHEDKERGREILKEVARHVDGGRLVIATVASHKPEGYFESYQQGFDGLNVGELTELYIDERPEASHPEKLALFDGARGVFFSGGDQLRITSQIGDTPLEARIREVYERGGVVAGTSAGASVMCETMLVKGPSRESYRIGDLQMAPGLGLVRGVIIDQHFAERGRMGRLLGAVAQNPRVLGIGIDEDTAIVLQGGHFRVIGSGAVYVADGAGITHSNIAEARTDEPLSLYDVRLHVLSAGDAFDLNRRAPLPARDLDSGAAQ; this is encoded by the coding sequence GTGGCTAAAGACCAGGAGCAGCACACCCAGGACAGAGACCACCAGGAGCGGGGCGCGCGTCTGGGACGCGGCACCCTCATCATCATCGGCGGGCACGAGGACAAAGAGCGCGGGCGCGAGATTCTGAAAGAGGTGGCCCGGCACGTGGACGGCGGGCGGCTGGTGATCGCCACCGTGGCCTCGCACAAGCCCGAGGGGTATTTCGAGAGCTACCAGCAGGGCTTTGATGGCCTGAACGTGGGCGAGCTGACCGAGCTGTACATAGACGAGCGCCCCGAGGCCTCGCACCCCGAGAAGCTGGCGCTGTTCGACGGCGCCCGGGGGGTCTTTTTCTCCGGGGGCGACCAGCTGCGCATCACCAGCCAGATTGGCGACACGCCGCTGGAAGCGCGCATCCGCGAGGTCTACGAGCGGGGCGGCGTGGTGGCGGGCACCTCGGCGGGGGCCTCGGTGATGTGCGAGACGATGCTGGTCAAGGGCCCCAGCCGCGAGTCCTACCGCATAGGCGACCTGCAGATGGCGCCGGGGCTGGGGCTGGTGCGCGGCGTGATTATTGACCAGCACTTTGCCGAGCGCGGGCGCATGGGCCGCCTGCTCGGCGCAGTGGCCCAGAACCCGCGTGTGCTGGGCATCGGCATTGACGAGGACACCGCCATCGTGCTGCAGGGGGGCCACTTCCGCGTCATCGGCAGCGGCGCGGTGTACGTGGCCGACGGTGCCGGCATCACCCACTCCAACATTGCCGAGGCCCGCACCGACGAGCCCCTGTCGCTGTACGACGTGCGCCTGCATGTACTCTCGGCGGGCGACGCCTTTGACCTGAACCGCCGTGCGCCGCTGCCCGCGCGCGACCTGGACAGCGGCGCCGCGCAGTAA